TGAGATGTTGGAAAGTTTGGCATCTGCGCCTGGATCAGGCTGAAGACCGGAGCTTACAGACCCACATATGCATCGCACAATCCCATCACAAGTAAGTCTATGCATAGTTTGaattatatatgtattatagGCCATGCACAATTATCTattaacaaacatgcatttgtGTATGAGACTGTTTAACCGCTGTTATTATTCAACAGAGTCTCTGTGTTGAGAGTTTACCTTCATCATTTGAGAGATCAGCTTACAGAGCACAAACACATGCAGGTAGCGCCACACTTTCTGTTACTGTTATAGTAGTTAGACAATTAGTGACTGATCACTCATTTTATAACTGATCActcttttataatttttatttatttaaaggggacaaagaatgaaaaaacatttttaccttgtctttgttgattaatggtagtctacccgcattcacgaacatacaaaaagtgctagacatgataaacatctcagtctcatagaaattcctcttttagaaatgtcagccagaaaatggcccaatctgaaaaactgatgcttatgacatcacaggaatctccctgcccctccactttaaaataattggctacatttttagagtggcagcaaagtcagccaatcattAATGAGATTGCacgttaagccagtagggggagccaaataggtgcaaaaccacttgtttaaaatcccccaccctaatagagctatctgagagaggtttttaggaagcttctaaggcattacagacccaaacaaaaacaatcttgtctacatgtcacatcacagaacaaggataaataccatgttcaatcattctatgtcacctttaaatataataatgttttattattacaCATATCTTAGCTAATCCCCTATAGCTTTTAATAATTTAGCGATCCAAACATTTGCAAGAACTCATTCATGATTTCTCTTTGTGTATGGATTTGAATAGGATTTGGAATCACGTGCTGACGCCTGCTTTGCCAGACGTGCACTTCCACAATGTGTAAACTCTTGGATCGAGTTTACAGCACAACGCACAGAGAAACGACAAAGAAAAGAGACAGCCGAACAACATAATAAGTGAGTATCTCTGGCTTATACATGTAAATGTCCATGTGTACCAGACTaaaatgtgtatgtgtttgGTAGGCAACAAATTTGTGCTTCTGCATTCTACTCCTGGTGGAGGAACCTGGAGCTACAGAGAGATCACAGACTAGCTGAGAGAACGGTAAACTTAACTCCAAGCATGTAcatatatcaaaaatgtgtttatcattagtaatatgtgatGCTAAGgactttaaaggtgacatagaatgattgaacggggtatttatccttgttctgtgatttgtcatgtagacaaaaatgtttttgtttgggtctgtaacgccttagaagcttcctaaaaacctctctcagatagctctattagggtgggggattttaaacaagtggttttgcacctatttggctccccctaccggcttaacttgcaatctcattactgattggctgactttgctgcgactctaaaatgtagccaattattttaaagtggaggggcagtgagatgcctgtgatgtcataagcataagtttttcagattgtgccgttttctggctgacatttctaaaagaggaatttctatgagactgagatgtttagcatgtttagcactttttgtatgtttgtgaatgcgggtagactaccattattcaacaaagacaaggtaaaaatggtttttcattctctgtcccctttaataaagcCGACTTTGTATCACTTATTAACTAGTTTGTGTGTTTCTCATAGGCTATATTGCATGCCGAGCATATCTGCATAGCCCACGCCTGGTCCGAGTGGTCTTACAGAGCTGTACAGCGCAGAGAAGAGAGATCGAGACGTGAAGCGGCTGACTCGCTTTACATGCACACTCTGCTACGCAAGGCTCTGAAACAATGGAGACAAGTCGTCACGTCCATTCAGACCAGGTGTGCCAAAAAAACAATTTGGCTCATTTTTATAATGTATAGCTTGGCATCACTGTATATTTGATTACTTTATATCTTGTCAGTCAAAGACATTTCCAGCAGGCAGAGGGTCATGAGAGACAGCGGCGTCTACGGAGAGCCATGACGGACTGGCATCAGGTATCAGTTTGTTCAGTTCCTCAGCATGTGTTATGAAATAAAgtgaatttaaaataaacttgagctTGTTTTTGTGACAGTATGTAGACCACAGAAGAGAGAAAAGAAAGAGACTTGCACAAATGGAGGAACATTACCAAAGCAGACTGCTCCAAACTACTCTGGATGCTTGGAAGGTATGAAAACCACAATGATTTTGTTAACAACGTGAAGAAAATAAGATTGGAAAAAACAAGAACTTTACACAAATAAACCAACGTAAGTATTGGACAGTTTTAACAACTGAAGATGTTGTTTGCAGCAATATCATTTGCAGACTCAGTTGATCAAACAAAACGTCGAACACTGCTACCAGGAGCATCAGCAGAACCTACTCGGGTATCCTCTATTATGTTCATTATTTTATTCAGAATGTTCAATTTTTATCAATTTTCGAATCTCTCTATTTCACTTTTTGATTTGCAGGAAAATGTTCAGTCTATGGAGGACAAACGTGTCACATTTGATGGAGGAGAAAAAAAAGGAAATCAAAGTGCAGTTCTACTATCAAAACCGTCTTCGGTCTCAGGTGCTCATGCCTAAATACATTACTAAAATTTGTGTAGTCTTATCTCTATATATAGTTAATTTTTAAAATTAGACATTTTGTGGTGATTTGAATGTGATTTTTATTGATAGGTGTTTCTGGCATGGAGACGGAGAACAGTAACTGCAATTCTGCACCGTGGCCAACAGGAGGAAGCCCTGAGACAAGCTCGGAGACATCTGGATAAATGTAATTTGGATATTTAAATGTCACTTTTTGTAGTCTTTGCAATAAATCTATTATTGAAATGCATGTATGTTGAAGAAAGATCTGTACTACTGACATGAGTGATGAAATGCAGTGTCAGGATTATTTGTGTGCTGTTATAGTGCGCATTCAGGGGTTTTTGAGACGATGGAAGGAGCGAAGCAGGGAGGCAAAAAATGAGAGATTGGCGAATGAGAGGGCCAGCAGACACTATAGCCGAACATTGGGTAAAAGAGTCCTCAGCACCTGGAGCATTAATATTCAACATCAAAAAAACTATCAGgtacctttccaactctacatGTACAAATTGTATTATATTTCATTGTTTTATGTATTGATTTATGTGTGGTTGTCAGGTCATGGGAAAAAGAAGCAATGAGGTTTACAGATTGAGGATTTGTCAGCGCTTTTTTATCTGTTGGAGGACACAGGTGAAGTTTGGATTCACAAAGTTTTCAGTTATACGCTATGTTATTTTAGTCAGGGTGATTTCatattatatttcaaaatagaCTGCTTAAATCTGTGCTATTGGTggtgtttaaaaatgtatatacagtagctGTATATGTGACAATAAAGCTCTCTTATGGCCTCACTTATTACAAATTGaagtttaattattttttagctGGTGCTGTATGATTGATGGTCATCTCTTTAAACTCAATATTGTAATATCTGTCTGAATGTTTGACACAGTTGCAAAACAGAAGAAGAGAGGCGGAGCTAACAGAGACCGCGCTTTGGCATTGGTCCCTTAACCTACAGGGCAAGGTAAGGCCAGATGTGGCACATTGTGACAGCATAATAATAGTTTTCATGCATCGTCTAACACTTTGTTCATATTGGTCTGCATGTTTTCAGGTGTTTTGCGTGTGGCGGCTCTGGGTCGCAGATCGACAGAGAAAACAGAAACGATTGGCCGAGGCAGCTCAGTTTTACAGAGATGAACTGTTGAGGGAGGGTGTCACTCATATCCTCACAAACACAGCACATATAAGTGCTCACACAACAAATATGGCCCTACACAACCATGAACAGGTTCTTGTCTATGTGCATATATATGATATATGGGTACCGGCTGATAAAAGCCATTTTTTCACAATATCGGCTAGCGaaagtttaaaaacagccgataGTCATGGACGATATagcctgtcaatcaaaagagaccaggaaaatgcaatgaatttgagctcgGTGTATAGAATATGTAAAGAAGCATCACTAGtataatgtttaatattattaGCCATTATATAAATGAATAACATCCAAGTTAATATAACTATCAAACTATTGGCATCGGCAGTTATCAGTCTGAATAAACTGTATCAGTGcataaatatacaatttaaaacatTGACCACAGATTGTTATTTGCAAATTAAGTTCACCATGTCTAACAGTATTATAAGCTACATACTCACTACGTCTGTGTGCATGTTTTTGTATTAATGTAACATTATGTATCACGTACAGAGTTGCCGGCGGATACAGGAGGTGGTAAGGCGATGTGCCATGCGATGGAAGCAGCGAGCACTGTGTAAGCCTGCTGAAGTCCTGTCTAAAGACAGCAGTCCTAAGAAGAGTGTGTCTTTCTTTCTGCCCGAAGACCAGACACCCTGTCCTATCAGGAGCCAAGCAGCAGAGCAGAAGCAGAAAGATTCAGTCATCAACCAGCTGTAAGTTCATTCTTATTGCAAATTCTCATCATTCAAACATATACGAAAACACTAAGGGTGTGATACAATATTGATTGTTTTAAAGGGCATACTTACAAAGTGTTTAGACATAAATGAGTGCCGACAGTGAGTGAACTTTTAAACcaaattaaaccaaagcagtctcatttgACAtgttgttttgattctcttgttaatgtgacatcacactgatgcAGCCCGGCCCACAACCATTGACAGATTGTTAAGCTTTTCTAAATCTGTTtggtagcatgttgtagtgcTAATGCAGTTAAAGATACTATTGTCCCAGACTGTATTTCAGAAATAAGGTCTATTTTTATTCAAAACCACtcattggccctgtcccaaatggtacactccggacttgtggtcctcctcagagtccacactttgatgacatcacgtagtccagactttagggacccttgatgcgagtccacgtgggtgcaccggagtcgtattttgggacagactcaagcatcacaccggaaataggtagagaagttgcccgtcagtgtgaactcctcccttccgtcgtctgattggtttgattgccctttcgcaaggacttctaagttggtaaagtgcgcgaagcATGCTGCAGTgtgggcttcgctgaagaccgcatcaagggggcaaaggaggcgctgatgagcacacttcaaagcgtaaaaattaCAGAGTACTCGGACTCTTAGACTAAGCGAGAACccacaatttaaggccacgagaccgaaagtccacatgaagtgcgccatttgggagaGGGCCATTGTCTGTTGAGAAGGCAGTGAGGgtagtagctcatttgcatagatACACACAACAGCCCTTTTTTgatcccacccaaataggggcattttggaaatgctataacaaattttgggggtattttgagcttaaacttcacagaCACGTTTTAGTCACACTTGAGACATGTAAAAGTGGGCatgatatgttccctttaatttttttaacttaacAAAAATCTTTGATTTTgaagttgaaaaaaaaatctgatcaaCTTCTCCTGAGTGTATTAAATTCTCCTGTCCTGTTAATAGGTTGTTGGTTCGAGCAGCTAGACTCCAACCAAGGAGACCGGATGATCTTCTGCAATCCCCAGTCAAACATCTGCCACAGCACCCCAAAATCAACAGGTGTaatgcacgcgcacacacacaaactttaATCGTTTGAGCACAACTTCTCTATACCTATATTCAAATAACAATGACCTTTTTTTTGCTGCTGTAGTGGTCAGAGGACATCTGTACGACAGACTGAGTTTGCTTCAGTCTCTACCATGAATCATCTCTTTTCATCACCTTTGATCTCAATCCCTTTTACCCCCAATCCACTGGAGTCACCTACATCAGCACTAAAACCTATGATCCTGCCGCTCAAAACTGGCCCTCCAGGAGGATATATGGCCACTACCAGCCAGGACGTACTGCTGCCGCCTTCTTCATTTACTGGCAAGGTAGTCATTCTTTATGGAATTTGTAATAATTCTTTTTTTTAGTACAGGGTTGCTATCAAATTAAgcattttaattaataaaatgtattatgttATCAAGGAAAATGAGAAGATATGGCAACTCAACCTGGCATTTTACTGAAAgtatttgcttttattttttttatgttgcttTATGAATACAAAAACGCCCACCTAGCTTCCTTGAAAGGCTAAACAAATCAGTTTTTAAAACTAATATTGTTACTATATGTATTCATGTCTTACAGAAAACAAGTTTAAGACATATGGATCCTTCTCTTGTTTCTGGATTGTCACCTCCACAAGGTAAATAACATCTTTCATTATATAAAGTAGTTTTTGAAAGATTAAGTCAATGAGATAGCGAAAGGTCTTATCTTCTTCTTGGCTGTAGGTCTTTATGTGAGAGTActtgaggaagaggaggagttGGATGTTGAAGCAGAATCGGATGTTGAAGCAGAATCGGCTCAAACCGAGAACCTCACCAAAGAACTCCTGGATATTAGAATGGAAATGCAACGATACCAACAAGACAGAAAACAGCTACAGTAAGTGAATTGTGCTGTGGAGTACAAATGTGCAATATTGAGAATTATTTTACCACATCCTAAATCTAAATATCGTTCATTAAGAAGTTTTCATCAAGAGTTTTATTTCCTCCATAAAATTGTAAATGATTTACAAAAGTGTGAAGAGAAAGTATCCTGATGAAAGTCACAAATCTTCTATATTTGGAACCGCAAGTGtagaaaattatgtttttggtATTTTATTACTTGAacgttttttttgtatttggcaAATGTAAACTGATACTTCGACTGGTGAAGCACTAAAAAAACACCTGGCTTTTAATGTGAATATTTCTGTCTGCTTCAGTTGAAGGACTAATGAGGTAAAAATATTTCTGCAAGTGCCTTTGTGGTAAATGTGATTGAAGGGAATGTTTATCAGTGCCATTTTGGGCTTTAGTAAAACATTTGTTCTGGGGAAGAGCATCActgtgattgtgtgtgtgtgtttctgtgtgtgtaGTGCATGGCGTCAGCTCCAAAAGGTCCTGAGTAACTGGCTTCAAACAACAGGCATTGAGGAAGAAACCGAGGAAAGAGAAAACATATTACAGGAGATAAATGAGGTATCAGTATAAGACTGTCTTTCCCTAACACTCAATCATTCACGTACATCTTtctacatacagtactgtaaagGATACATAAAATAAGATGACGAAACACAGACTACACTATTGTACAAAGCATACCGGTGTTTCACATTTAACACGCATATTTTTGTAGATAAAGCATAAACGTAAATCCAAGACTCTCAAAACCATCTGTAAAGATTGCTTAACCCCTCTGCCTCGATGTATGCACggtataataaattataatgcATGCATTGTGCAATCTTGATATTTAATTCTTTATTATGAATTTACTTTTGATGTTTATGCTTGCAATGCCTCAGGATGATCCAATCATGTTTGGGGCATATGTGTATTGGTttcattgaattatttgttcCAGTGTTTATTTATTAAGCATTTTGATCTTCTGTGCAGCTCGAGAGGCGCATTTCTTCTCTGTCTTCGAAACTAAACAAGCAGAAACCGACCATGATTCGCCATGCTGCCAGAGTTCACACCATCCAGTCTCAACTACTACCGTCAAATTTCAACACACAGACATGATTATGCCACTGGTATTATTTGGGGGATATGTATGGTATTTATCGGTTGTACAgtcaagttttatttatttgttctgcacttttgtaaaatgtgtttctttttaataaaaaataaaaaattctaatAATTcacatattttgttgtttttaaagaaatatctaATTTAGGATCCTTGTTAATCTCTCAACTAAATATGATCTGACAAATAATGAGCATTTCATGCCAGCTTGAATAAAAATCTTGTTGGCTGTGCAAAATGTTGAaatatttgactttaaaatggaTGATCTGTCGTTTAATTGATAGTAAACAGTAAGGTCATTCCATACAGAATACGCAGTGGAAATGGGAAATATGTCTGGACTAAACTTGTCCACGTGACACTAGGGCTTAATATTTTCCATATGCGCACATTTCTTATAAGAACTTTTTGCTTTGAAAACACTCACTTAACCAAGGCATCCTTTCAAAAATGCGCACATTTAGAGATCTTCAGGAGACGACATGCCCGATCCTTTGGTGATTTTACGACAGGAATACTGATTCTTCAAGATTTCCAGCATTGATTCCTAAGGCTATCATGAAGAAAGTGTGTGCTGTAGTCATATTATTGCT
This Paramisgurnus dabryanus chromosome 7, PD_genome_1.1, whole genome shotgun sequence DNA region includes the following protein-coding sequences:
- the sfi1 gene encoding uncharacterized protein sfi1, which translates into the protein MDRGLCVLSKTFKMHTAVPKGKKQSPAGVEKNRSRKAPVRKNTYRVGYTWNRGGRLKELRIRHLARKFLHLWIQKTFGRRRITPSQARSHYCKVSLKKTFGAWKDEWWQTRKEWTLNIRADCHYMYMHYSKTFQAWQQYVAVQKEEKKKLQLAINFEMKHKLHRVWNGWEMYVGMCRMKHKMQEAAEQHKKLAVLKWVWTVWHAALQYRDVEYHQEDLALQHWANNVQSRTWQHWRERMTHACVQKVKESKCYRHHCHQLQRHALHAWIRHILNRQDKKKRKALALDAWRVSVLEKYWCVWHKALQSSHAEKDRDQRADKLAQHGSQRQAFSNWKCYVRICSQKAKKEKLAMQHQHLCLLRLGIKGLTLNVTQSKAHRLNKNISVQHHRHTLLVRCWKVWHLRLDQAEDRSLQTHICIAQSHHKVSVLRVYLHHLRDQLTEHKHMQDLESRADACFARRALPQCVNSWIEFTAQRTEKRQRKETAEQHNKQQICASAFYSWWRNLELQRDHRLAERTAILHAEHICIAHAWSEWSYRAVQRREERSRREAADSLYMHTLLRKALKQWRQVVTSIQTSQRHFQQAEGHERQRRLRRAMTDWHQYVDHRREKRKRLAQMEEHYQSRLLQTTLDAWKQYHLQTQLIKQNVEHCYQEHQQNLLGKMFSLWRTNVSHLMEEKKKEIKVQFYYQNRLRSQVFLAWRRRTVTAILHRGQQEEALRQARRHLDKLRIQGFLRRWKERSREAKNERLANERASRHYSRTLGKRVLSTWSINIQHQKNYQVMGKRSNEVYRLRICQRFFICWRTQLQNRRREAELTETALWHWSLNLQGKVFCVWRLWVADRQRKQKRLAEAAQFYRDELLREGVTHILTNTAHISAHTTNMALHNHEQSCRRIQEVVRRCAMRWKQRALCKPAEVLSKDSSPKKSVSFFLPEDQTPCPIRSQAAEQKQKDSVINQLLLVRAARLQPRRPDDLLQSPVKHLPQHPKINSGQRTSVRQTEFASVSTMNHLFSSPLISIPFTPNPLESPTSALKPMILPLKTGPPGGYMATTSQDVLLPPSSFTGKKTSLRHMDPSLVSGLSPPQGLYVRVLEEEEELDVEAESDVEAESAQTENLTKELLDIRMEMQRYQQDRKQLHAWRQLQKVLSNWLQTTGIEEETEERENILQEINELERRISSLSSKLNKQKPTMIRHAARVHTIQSQLLPSNFNTQT